From a region of the Mycobacterium intracellulare ATCC 13950 genome:
- the recD gene encoding exodeoxyribonuclease V subunit alpha produces MTAEVMFATGLLRTFTDAGVFEAADVHVAQRLTALTGESDERVALAVALVVRALRGGSVCVDLRAAPGLLGDADLPWPGADDWLAAVRASALLGPPPVLRFFGDLLYFDRYWLEEEQVCTDLLALSAPPVGIESSSYERLFEPGYEEQRAAAEIAVSHAVTVLTGGPGTGKTTTIARLLALLLEHAERAGMPPPRIALAAPTGKAAARLAEAVAAGARRLGAADRARLAGLSGTTLHRLLGPRPDTSVRFKHNRANRLPHDVIVVDETSMVSLTMMARLAEAVRPDSRLILVGDPDQLASVEAGAVLADLVDGLSARGDVRVAALRTPHRYGTSIGALAEAIRVGDADRVVELLAAGGEHVEWVDAQRPADRLREVLVAHALRLRSAALLGAADEALATLDEHRLLCAHREGPYGATHWNTLVQKWIAEATGQPAWSQWYAGRPLLVTANDYGLRLYNGDTGVAVAGAEGLRAVIAGASGPLDFATSRLGEVETMHAMTIHKSQGSQADEVTVLIPPEDSRLLTRELFYTAVTRAQTRVRVVGPEASVRAAIERRAMRATGLRQRLRADAAAT; encoded by the coding sequence ATGACGGCGGAGGTGATGTTCGCGACCGGATTGCTGCGCACGTTCACCGATGCCGGCGTCTTCGAGGCGGCGGACGTGCATGTGGCGCAACGGCTTACCGCGCTCACCGGCGAGTCCGACGAACGGGTGGCCCTAGCGGTCGCGCTGGTGGTACGCGCGCTGCGGGGCGGTTCGGTCTGCGTCGATCTCCGCGCGGCGCCCGGGCTGCTCGGCGACGCCGACCTGCCGTGGCCCGGCGCCGACGACTGGCTGGCGGCGGTGCGGGCCAGCGCGTTGCTCGGGCCGCCTCCGGTGCTGCGGTTTTTCGGCGATCTGCTGTACTTCGACCGGTACTGGCTCGAGGAGGAGCAGGTGTGCACCGACCTGCTGGCCTTGTCGGCGCCGCCGGTCGGCATCGAATCGTCCAGTTACGAACGGCTTTTCGAGCCCGGGTACGAGGAGCAGCGGGCCGCCGCCGAAATCGCGGTGTCGCACGCGGTGACCGTGCTGACCGGTGGCCCCGGCACCGGCAAGACCACCACGATCGCGCGGCTGCTCGCCCTGCTCCTCGAGCATGCCGAGCGGGCCGGGATGCCGCCGCCGCGGATCGCGCTGGCCGCACCGACCGGCAAGGCGGCGGCGCGGCTGGCCGAGGCGGTGGCCGCGGGGGCCCGACGGCTCGGCGCGGCCGACCGGGCGCGGCTGGCCGGCCTGTCCGGGACCACGCTGCACCGGCTGCTGGGTCCCCGGCCGGATACGTCGGTGCGGTTCAAGCACAATCGCGCCAACCGGCTGCCGCACGACGTCATCGTGGTGGACGAGACGTCGATGGTGTCGTTGACGATGATGGCCCGGCTGGCCGAAGCGGTCCGCCCGGACTCCCGGTTGATTCTGGTCGGCGACCCGGACCAGTTGGCCTCGGTGGAGGCGGGCGCCGTGCTGGCCGACCTGGTGGACGGGCTGTCCGCCCGCGGCGACGTGCGGGTGGCCGCCCTGCGCACGCCGCACCGATACGGCACGTCGATCGGCGCGCTGGCCGAGGCGATTCGGGTCGGCGACGCGGACCGGGTGGTGGAGCTGCTGGCGGCCGGGGGCGAGCACGTCGAGTGGGTGGATGCACAGCGCCCGGCCGATCGGCTGCGCGAGGTGCTCGTCGCGCACGCGCTGCGGCTGCGGTCGGCCGCGCTCCTGGGCGCGGCCGACGAGGCGCTGGCCACGCTGGACGAACACCGGCTGCTGTGCGCGCACCGCGAGGGCCCGTATGGGGCGACACACTGGAACACGTTGGTGCAGAAGTGGATTGCCGAGGCGACGGGGCAGCCGGCATGGTCGCAGTGGTACGCCGGGCGCCCGCTGCTGGTGACCGCCAACGACTACGGCCTGCGGCTCTACAACGGCGACACCGGTGTGGCGGTGGCCGGCGCGGAGGGCCTGCGGGCGGTCATCGCCGGTGCCAGCGGGCCGCTAGACTTCGCGACCAGCCGTCTCGGCGAGGTGGAGACGATGCACGCCATGACCATCCACAAGAGTCAGGGCAGCCAGGCCGACGAGGTGACCGTGCTGATACCGCCGGAGGATTCGCGACTGCTGACGCGGGAACTGTTCTACACGGCCGTGACCCGGGCGCAGACCAGGGTGCGGGTGGTGGGGCCCGAGGCCTCGGTGCGCGCGGCGATCGAGCGCCGGGCGATGCGGGCCACCGGATTGCGGCAACGGCTGCGGGCCGACGCCGCCGCGACGTGA
- a CDS encoding TVP38/TMEM64 family protein, with protein sequence MTDGGGEGDGPAPASQPVSRRGPVVRLAVFAAFLAVVFYLVAVAHVIDIEEIRRVVSATGPAAPLTYVVVSAVAGALFVPGSILAAGSGLLFGPLLGVFVTLGATVGTAIVASFVGRRAGRDSARALLGAQRADRFDALIGRRGLWAVVGQRFVPGISDALASYAFGAFGVPLWQMAVGAFIGSVPRAFVYTALGASIGNRSSPLAYAAIAVWCVSAIVGAFAAHRGYRRWRTHAGRDADTGSPEPGSEAR encoded by the coding sequence GTGACGGACGGCGGGGGCGAGGGCGACGGTCCCGCCCCGGCGTCCCAACCCGTCTCGCGGCGGGGCCCGGTCGTGCGGCTCGCCGTGTTCGCGGCCTTTCTGGCCGTGGTGTTCTATCTGGTGGCCGTCGCGCACGTCATCGACATCGAGGAGATCCGGCGGGTGGTGTCGGCCACCGGGCCGGCGGCCCCGCTGACCTACGTCGTGGTCTCGGCGGTGGCCGGGGCGCTGTTCGTGCCGGGCTCGATTCTGGCCGCGGGCAGCGGATTGTTGTTCGGTCCGCTACTGGGCGTGTTCGTGACGCTGGGCGCGACGGTGGGCACCGCGATCGTGGCGAGTTTCGTCGGCCGGCGGGCGGGCCGCGACAGCGCCCGGGCGCTGCTGGGCGCGCAGCGCGCCGACCGCTTCGACGCCCTGATCGGGCGCCGGGGGCTGTGGGCGGTGGTCGGGCAGCGCTTCGTTCCCGGCATCTCGGACGCGCTGGCCTCGTACGCGTTCGGGGCGTTCGGAGTTCCGTTGTGGCAGATGGCCGTTGGCGCGTTCATCGGTTCGGTTCCGCGGGCCTTCGTCTACACCGCACTGGGCGCCTCGATCGGCAACCGGTCGTCGCCGCTGGCCTACGCGGCGATCGCGGTGTGGTGTGTGAGCGCCATCGTCGGCGCGTTCGCCGCCCACCGCGGGTACCGGAGATGGCGCACTCACGCCGGCCGTGACGCGGACACCGGTTCGCCAGAGCCGGGTTCCGAAGCCCGCTAG
- a CDS encoding HNH endonuclease signature motif containing protein encodes MSSTASAEAVVVTASDRLEVLFGELAELAGQRNAIDGRIVEIVAEIDRDQLCGVTGARSVPALVAWKLGCSSANAHTLAAIAGRLTEFPRCAAGLREGRLSADQVGVIAAHAGEGSDEHYAQLAAVATVNQLRTAVKLEPRPQPEPRPDPGPERSITTTTDEAGSCYRIKLPHHDAAKFDAALASHREALIAEWKRDHDNGEHAGAQVPPLPTTADAFMRLVEAGWDAEATRRPHGQHTTVVAHLDIEQRVAALHLGPLLPDAERRYLTCDATCEVWFERHGEVIGAGRTTRVINRRLRRALEHRDRACAVPGCGATRGLHAHHIRHWEDGGPTELANLVLVCPYHHRLHHRGLITITGPADALVVTGEAGQILSPGSLAHPPTRPPPAVPPCPGPTGERADWWWYDPFQPQPPPTNN; translated from the coding sequence ATGTCGTCGACCGCGTCCGCTGAGGCCGTGGTGGTCACTGCGAGTGACCGCCTTGAGGTGTTGTTCGGGGAGTTGGCGGAGTTGGCGGGTCAGCGCAATGCGATTGATGGGCGCATCGTGGAGATCGTCGCCGAGATCGACCGCGACCAATTGTGCGGTGTGACCGGGGCGCGGTCGGTGCCGGCGTTGGTGGCCTGGAAGCTGGGCTGCTCGTCGGCCAACGCGCACACGCTGGCCGCGATTGCTGGCCGGCTGACGGAGTTTCCCCGCTGCGCCGCCGGCCTGCGAGAGGGTCGCCTGTCGGCCGATCAGGTCGGGGTGATCGCCGCACACGCAGGCGAGGGATCTGATGAGCATTACGCGCAGCTGGCCGCGGTCGCCACGGTGAACCAGTTGCGTACCGCGGTCAAGCTGGAACCGCGACCGCAACCCGAACCTCGCCCCGATCCTGGGCCCGAGCGTTCGATCACCACGACCACCGACGAGGCGGGCAGCTGTTACCGGATCAAACTTCCACACCACGACGCGGCGAAGTTCGACGCGGCGTTGGCGTCTCATCGTGAGGCGCTGATCGCCGAGTGGAAGCGCGACCACGACAATGGCGAGCACGCCGGTGCTCAGGTGCCGCCGTTGCCTACCACCGCCGACGCGTTTATGCGCCTGGTCGAGGCGGGCTGGGACGCCGAGGCCACCCGCCGCCCGCATGGCCAGCACACCACCGTCGTGGCACACCTCGACATCGAGCAGCGCGTCGCCGCGCTGCATCTGGGTCCGCTGCTGCCCGATGCCGAACGCCGCTACCTGACCTGTGATGCCACCTGTGAGGTGTGGTTCGAACGCCACGGCGAGGTCATCGGTGCCGGCCGGACCACGCGGGTGATCAATCGGCGGCTTCGCCGCGCGCTCGAGCACCGCGACCGCGCGTGCGCGGTGCCCGGCTGTGGTGCCACCCGTGGTTTGCACGCCCACCACATCCGGCACTGGGAAGACGGCGGCCCCACCGAGTTGGCCAACCTGGTGCTGGTCTGCCCCTATCACCACCGGTTGCACCACCGTGGCCTGATCACCATCACCGGACCCGCAGACGCTCTCGTGGTCACCGGCGAGGCCGGCCAAATCCTGAGCCCGGGCTCACTCGCGCACCCACCCACCCGGCCCCCGCCCGCGGTGCCACCGTGTCCGGGACCTACCGGTGAGCGGGCCGACTGGTGGTGGTATGACCCCTTCCAACCCCAACCACCACCGACAAACAACTAA
- a CDS encoding class I SAM-dependent methyltransferase, giving the protein MARTDNDSWEITESVGATALGVAAARAAETRGENPLISDPFAQVFLDAAGDGVWNWHSAGRLPDAVVEAEPTLPLQMQSMVGYMASRTAFFDRFFLDATAAGIRQAVILAAGLDARSWRLAWPAGTTVYELDQPRVLDFKASTLAEHGAQPACHRVPVAVDLRQDWPEALRQAGFDVSAPSVWSAEGLMPYLPAAAQELLFERIQGLTVPGSRVAVEALGPKFLDPQLRARRRERMDRIAALMAEVDPDRQVPRTDELWYFEEREDVGEWFGRHGWDVTVTPSDELMAGYGRAAAKEVRDYVPGNLFVAAQRAAG; this is encoded by the coding sequence GTGGCCAGGACCGACAACGACAGCTGGGAGATCACCGAGAGCGTAGGGGCGACCGCCCTGGGCGTGGCCGCCGCCCGCGCCGCGGAGACCCGCGGCGAGAACCCGTTGATCAGCGATCCGTTCGCCCAGGTCTTCCTCGACGCCGCCGGTGACGGCGTATGGAACTGGCATTCGGCGGGGCGACTACCTGACGCTGTCGTCGAAGCCGAACCGACGCTGCCGCTGCAGATGCAATCGATGGTCGGCTACATGGCCTCGCGCACCGCGTTTTTCGACCGGTTCTTCCTCGACGCGACGGCCGCCGGCATCCGGCAGGCGGTGATCTTGGCCGCCGGTCTGGACGCGCGGTCGTGGCGGTTGGCCTGGCCGGCGGGGACGACGGTCTACGAGCTCGACCAGCCCCGGGTGCTGGACTTCAAGGCGTCGACGCTCGCCGAGCACGGCGCGCAGCCCGCCTGTCACCGCGTCCCCGTCGCGGTGGACCTGCGCCAGGATTGGCCGGAAGCGTTGCGGCAGGCGGGTTTTGACGTCAGCGCGCCCAGCGTGTGGTCGGCCGAGGGGTTGATGCCCTATCTGCCGGCCGCGGCGCAGGAGCTGCTGTTCGAACGCATTCAGGGACTCACCGTCCCCGGCAGCCGGGTGGCCGTGGAGGCGCTGGGCCCCAAGTTCCTCGACCCCCAGCTTCGCGCGAGGCGCCGGGAGCGGATGGATCGCATCGCGGCGCTGATGGCCGAGGTCGATCCCGACCGGCAGGTGCCGAGGACCGACGAGCTGTGGTACTTCGAGGAGCGCGAGGACGTCGGCGAGTGGTTCGGCCGTCATGGCTGGGACGTGACGGTGACACCGTCCGACGAGTTGATGGCCGGCTATGGCCGAGCGGCGGCCAAGGAGGTGCGGGACTACGTGCCCGGGAACTTGTTCGTCGCGGCGCAGCGGGCGGCCGGCTAG
- a CDS encoding lysylphosphatidylglycerol synthase transmembrane domain-containing protein: protein MRVDGRDIPVSGSLLQPLTRRTNDILRLVLASLFLALVITGSLVTRPQWIALEKSVSQIVGVLSPTQSDVVYLAYGLAIVALPFMILIGLIVAGQWKLLGAYATAGLSAIVLLSISGTGLAAPRWHFDVHDRLSTLPAQLLDDPRWIGMLAAVLTVSGPWLPARWRHWWWTLLWAFVPIHLVISAVVPARSLVGLAVGWVVGALVVLVVGTPALEVPLDAAVRAMAKAGFVVSRLTVVRPAGRGPLILSADGDDDSGRTALVELYGPHQRSGGALRQLWGKLKLRDTETAPLVTSMRRAVEHRALMAIAIGDAGLANTATVALAPLDRGWMLHSHKPARGTPIDRCAATTPVVRLWDALRILNDRQIAHGDLRSQHITVDDGAVLFGSFGSAEYGATDAQLQSDIAQLLVTASALYDPKSAVRAAIEVFGADTILSASRRLTKVAVPRFIRRSVPDAGTVISAARAEVKRQTGADQIKPQTITRFTRSQMIQLVLFGALVYVAYPFISTAPTFFSELKTANWSWALVGLLVSALTYVGAAAALWACADGMVNFWTLSIAQVANTFAATTTPAGVGGLALSTRFLQKSGLSAMRATAAVALQQSVQVIAHIALLVVFSAAAGASMNLSHFVPSATLLYLIAGVALGIIGTFLFVPTLRRWLSTEVRPKLNEVVGDLVKLAREPRRLALILLGCAGTTLGAALALWASIEAFGGGTTFVAVTVVTMVGGTLASAAPTPGGVGAVEAALIGGLAAFGVPAAIGVPSVLLYRMLTCWLPVFVGWPVMRWLTTNEMI from the coding sequence ATGCGAGTTGACGGGCGCGACATCCCCGTTTCCGGCAGCCTGCTGCAGCCACTGACCCGACGGACCAACGACATCCTGCGACTCGTCCTGGCCTCGCTCTTTTTGGCGCTCGTGATCACGGGTTCGTTGGTCACCCGCCCGCAGTGGATCGCGCTGGAGAAATCCGTCTCGCAGATCGTCGGCGTCCTGTCCCCCACCCAATCCGACGTGGTGTACCTGGCGTACGGGCTGGCGATCGTGGCCCTACCGTTCATGATCCTCATCGGCCTGATCGTCGCCGGGCAGTGGAAACTGCTGGGCGCTTACGCGACCGCGGGGCTGAGCGCGATCGTGCTCTTGTCGATTAGCGGCACCGGCCTGGCGGCGCCCCGGTGGCACTTCGACGTCCACGACCGGCTGAGCACGCTGCCGGCACAGCTGCTAGACGACCCGCGGTGGATCGGGATGCTGGCGGCGGTGCTGACGGTGTCGGGGCCCTGGCTGCCGGCGCGCTGGCGGCACTGGTGGTGGACGCTGCTGTGGGCCTTCGTCCCGATCCACCTGGTGATCAGCGCCGTCGTTCCGGCGCGATCGCTGGTGGGACTGGCGGTCGGGTGGGTGGTCGGCGCGCTGGTGGTGCTGGTGGTCGGCACCCCCGCGCTCGAGGTGCCGCTGGACGCCGCGGTGCGCGCGATGGCCAAAGCCGGCTTCGTCGTCTCGCGGCTCACTGTGGTCCGGCCGGCCGGGCGTGGCCCGCTCATTCTTTCGGCCGACGGCGACGACGATTCCGGCCGGACCGCGCTGGTCGAGCTGTACGGCCCGCACCAGCGCAGCGGCGGTGCGCTACGCCAGCTGTGGGGGAAGCTGAAGCTGCGCGACACCGAAACCGCTCCCCTGGTGACGTCGATGCGCCGCGCGGTGGAGCATCGCGCGTTGATGGCGATCGCCATCGGTGACGCCGGCCTGGCCAACACCGCGACGGTCGCCCTCGCCCCGTTGGACCGGGGATGGATGCTGCACTCGCACAAGCCCGCTCGGGGCACGCCCATCGACCGCTGCGCGGCGACGACGCCCGTCGTCCGGCTGTGGGATGCGCTGCGGATCCTCAACGACCGCCAGATCGCCCACGGCGATCTGCGCAGCCAGCACATCACCGTCGACGACGGCGCGGTGTTGTTCGGCAGCTTCGGCAGCGCCGAGTACGGCGCGACCGATGCCCAGCTGCAGTCGGATATCGCGCAGCTGCTGGTGACGGCGTCGGCGCTGTATGACCCGAAGTCCGCGGTGCGCGCCGCGATCGAGGTGTTCGGCGCGGACACCATTTTGTCGGCGTCCCGCCGGCTCACCAAAGTCGCTGTGCCGCGGTTCATTCGGCGGTCGGTGCCGGACGCCGGCACGGTCATCTCCGCCGCACGCGCGGAGGTGAAGCGCCAAACCGGCGCCGATCAGATCAAGCCGCAAACCATCACCCGCTTCACCCGCAGCCAGATGATCCAGCTGGTGCTATTCGGCGCGCTGGTCTATGTCGCGTATCCCTTCATCAGCACGGCACCGACGTTCTTCTCGGAGCTGAAGACGGCGAACTGGTCGTGGGCGCTGGTGGGCCTGCTGGTGTCGGCACTCACCTACGTCGGTGCGGCCGCGGCGCTGTGGGCCTGCGCCGACGGCATGGTGAACTTCTGGACGCTGTCAATCGCCCAGGTGGCCAACACTTTTGCCGCGACCACCACGCCCGCCGGGGTCGGCGGGCTGGCGCTGTCGACGCGGTTTCTGCAGAAGAGCGGCCTGTCGGCCATGCGGGCGACCGCGGCGGTGGCGCTGCAGCAGTCGGTGCAGGTGATCGCCCATATCGCGCTGCTGGTCGTGTTCAGCGCCGCCGCCGGCGCCTCGATGAATCTCTCCCATTTCGTGCCGAGCGCGACCCTGCTGTACCTGATCGCGGGTGTGGCGCTGGGCATCATCGGGACGTTCTTGTTCGTGCCCACGCTGCGGCGGTGGCTGTCCACCGAGGTGCGCCCGAAGCTGAACGAGGTGGTCGGCGACCTGGTGAAGCTCGCCCGCGAGCCGCGGCGACTGGCGCTGATCCTGCTGGGCTGCGCGGGCACCACCCTCGGCGCGGCGCTCGCGCTGTGGGCCAGCATCGAAGCCTTCGGCGGGGGAACGACATTCGTCGCCGTCACGGTCGTCACGATGGTCGGTGGGACGCTGGCCTCGGCCGCCCCGACCCCCGGCGGCGTCGGTGCCGTCGAGGCGGCGCTGATCGGTGGCCTGGCCGCCTTCGGGGTGCCGGCGGCGATCGGTGTGCCGTCGGTGCTGCTGTACCGGATGCTGACCTGCTGGCTGCCGGTGTTCGTCGGGTGGCCGGTGATGCGCTGGTTGACCACCAACGAGATGATCTGA
- a CDS encoding GH92 family glycosyl hydrolase, which produces MRSRRALIAVIAASAVFMTFIAAAPPKGYDGPPVFVANPVDHVATLIGTGTGGETVGEINNFPGATVPFGMVQYSPDTVGNYAGYNYDNPRSTGFSMTHASVGCAAFGDISMLPATGGVGPQPWNAWETIAHDDTEQGVPGYYAVRFPDTGVRAELTATAHTGVGRFSYPRNGRPALLQVRSGSSLAGNSRATIQIGEDNTTITGWATSGGFCDKPNAYTVYFAMKFSRPFTSFGSWDGATVYAGARSANAPYSGGYVEFPAGTTLEVRTAISYVGIEGARANLAAEDAAGFDDVRAAASREWNAALSRISVAGRNVDDLTTFYTSLYRSLLHPNMFNDADGRYVGFDGAIHTVAAGHTQYANFSDWDTYRCLAALQAMLFPDRASDMAQSLVNDAQQSGSLPRWAFANAATGEMTGDSVVPFIVSLNTFGAKDFDVRAALRYMVDGATKGGAGLAGYVERPGIETYLRFGYAPFTLVFGRNGWIADASITLEWSVDDFAISRFADSLGDAATAAEFQNRSQYWQNLFNPTTRSVVPRSWSGFFRPGPAVVVSPENFGQVGYDEGNAEQYVWSVPHNVAGLVTALGGRAAVADRLDRFTEKLNVGPNQPYLWAGNEPSFGVPWLYNYIGQPWKTQRTVDRVRGLFAPTADGEPGNDDLGALAAWYVWAALGVYPATPGTPILTVGAPLFDRIEIALPAGKFLRISAPGASGPHHLKYISGLKVDGRPTEHTSLPETIITTGGTLTFSLAAYPDKRWGTSEADAPPSFGAGSSALTVNVAQPVVTIAPGRTGTVTLDAQRMIDGRDVPDGYTVSGTSTDAGITVAPTPGRFGNGGSAAVSVPITVAQSVPEDYHLVYLTTTASESARRSTVLVVTQAESGNS; this is translated from the coding sequence ATGCGGTCACGAAGGGCGCTGATTGCGGTCATCGCGGCGTCGGCCGTCTTCATGACCTTCATCGCCGCCGCCCCGCCGAAGGGGTATGACGGCCCGCCCGTCTTCGTGGCCAATCCGGTCGACCACGTCGCGACGCTCATCGGCACCGGCACGGGCGGCGAGACGGTCGGCGAGATCAACAACTTTCCCGGCGCCACCGTGCCGTTCGGGATGGTGCAGTACTCGCCGGACACCGTCGGCAACTACGCCGGATACAACTACGACAACCCGCGCTCGACCGGGTTCAGCATGACCCACGCGTCGGTGGGATGCGCTGCGTTCGGCGACATCTCGATGCTTCCGGCCACCGGCGGCGTCGGCCCGCAACCCTGGAACGCCTGGGAGACGATCGCCCACGACGACACCGAGCAGGGCGTGCCCGGCTACTACGCCGTGCGGTTTCCCGACACCGGCGTGAGGGCCGAACTGACCGCCACCGCGCACACGGGCGTCGGGCGATTCAGCTACCCGCGCAACGGCCGCCCCGCCCTGTTGCAGGTCCGCTCGGGCTCGTCGTTGGCGGGAAACTCCCGCGCGACCATCCAGATCGGGGAGGACAACACCACCATCACCGGCTGGGCCACCAGCGGGGGGTTCTGCGACAAGCCGAACGCCTACACGGTGTATTTCGCCATGAAATTCAGCCGGCCCTTCACCTCCTTCGGATCCTGGGACGGCGCCACGGTCTACGCCGGTGCCCGCAGCGCGAACGCGCCGTACAGCGGCGGCTACGTCGAATTCCCGGCCGGCACGACGCTCGAGGTGCGCACCGCCATCTCCTACGTCGGCATCGAGGGCGCGCGGGCCAACCTGGCGGCCGAGGACGCCGCCGGCTTCGACGACGTGCGCGCCGCCGCCTCGCGGGAATGGAACGCCGCGCTTTCCCGCATCTCGGTGGCCGGCCGGAATGTCGACGATCTGACCACCTTCTACACCTCCCTGTACCGATCCCTGTTGCACCCCAACATGTTCAACGACGCCGACGGGCGCTACGTCGGGTTCGACGGCGCTATCCACACCGTGGCCGCGGGCCACACCCAGTACGCCAATTTCTCCGACTGGGACACCTACCGGTGCCTGGCGGCGTTGCAGGCGATGCTCTTTCCGGACCGGGCCAGCGACATGGCGCAATCGCTGGTCAACGACGCCCAGCAGAGTGGTTCGCTGCCGCGCTGGGCGTTCGCCAACGCCGCGACCGGCGAGATGACCGGGGACAGCGTGGTGCCGTTCATCGTCAGCCTGAACACGTTCGGGGCCAAGGACTTCGACGTCCGTGCCGCGTTGCGCTACATGGTGGACGGGGCGACCAAGGGCGGGGCGGGGCTGGCCGGTTACGTGGAGCGGCCGGGCATCGAGACCTACCTGCGGTTCGGTTATGCGCCGTTCACCCTGGTATTCGGCCGTAACGGCTGGATCGCCGACGCCTCGATCACGTTGGAGTGGTCGGTCGACGACTTCGCCATCTCCCGATTCGCCGACTCGCTCGGGGACGCCGCGACCGCCGCCGAATTCCAGAATCGGTCGCAGTACTGGCAGAACCTGTTCAATCCCACCACCCGATCCGTGGTGCCCCGCAGCTGGAGCGGGTTCTTCCGCCCCGGCCCCGCGGTCGTGGTGTCCCCGGAGAACTTCGGCCAGGTCGGGTACGACGAGGGCAACGCCGAGCAGTACGTCTGGTCGGTGCCGCACAACGTCGCGGGCCTGGTGACCGCCCTGGGCGGCCGCGCGGCCGTGGCCGACCGGCTCGATCGGTTCACCGAGAAGCTCAACGTCGGCCCCAACCAGCCCTACCTGTGGGCGGGCAACGAGCCGAGTTTCGGTGTGCCATGGCTGTACAACTACATCGGGCAACCGTGGAAGACCCAGCGCACGGTCGACCGGGTGCGTGGACTGTTCGCGCCGACCGCCGACGGGGAGCCGGGCAACGACGACCTGGGCGCGCTGGCCGCCTGGTACGTGTGGGCGGCGCTGGGCGTGTACCCGGCCACCCCGGGCACGCCGATCCTCACCGTGGGCGCGCCGCTGTTCGACCGAATCGAAATCGCGCTGCCCGCAGGCAAATTCCTCCGGATCTCCGCGCCGGGCGCGTCGGGGCCGCACCACCTCAAATACATCAGCGGCCTGAAGGTCGACGGCCGGCCCACCGAGCACACGTCACTGCCGGAGACGATCATCACCACCGGCGGCACGCTGACGTTCTCGCTCGCCGCCTATCCCGACAAGCGTTGGGGCACATCCGAAGCGGACGCGCCGCCGTCGTTCGGGGCGGGCAGCTCGGCGTTGACCGTCAACGTCGCTCAACCCGTCGTGACGATCGCGCCGGGGCGCACGGGCACGGTCACCCTCGACGCGCAACGGATGATCGACGGCCGCGACGTCCCCGACGGCTACACGGTTTCCGGCACGTCCACCGACGCCGGGATCACCGTGGCGCCCACGCCCGGCCGCTTCGGCAACGGCGGATCGGCCGCGGTTTCCGTCCCGATCACGGTGGCGCAGTCGGTTCCCGAGGACTACCACCTGGTGTACTTGACCACCACGGCCAGCGAAAGCGCGCGCAGGTCAACGGTTCTGGTGGTCACGCAGGCCGAATCCGGCAACTCCTGA
- the lpqN gene encoding envelope biogenesis lipoprotein LpqN codes for MKHLPLAIISLALSFALVGCGHDRKSADKTTTSTSASTSTSSGTSSQTSAAPAAKAHYTIADYVKDNNISQTPVHHGDPGPNVDLPVPPGWQLTQDSGTSYGGIVQSQPANPSDPPTIATLFSKLTGNVDPAKVLQYAPGEVQNLPGYQGQGGAGSASTLGGFQAWQLGGTYQKDGNTRVRAQKTVVIPAQGAVYVLLLKADGLQSDQASLIDAAMVIDEKTTITG; via the coding sequence ATGAAACACTTGCCTCTAGCAATCATCTCCTTGGCGCTGAGTTTTGCGCTTGTCGGTTGCGGCCACGACCGCAAGTCTGCTGACAAAACGACTACGTCCACGTCGGCGTCGACGTCCACTTCCTCGGGGACCTCGTCGCAGACCAGCGCGGCGCCGGCGGCGAAAGCCCACTACACGATCGCCGACTACGTCAAGGACAACAACATCTCGCAGACGCCCGTCCACCACGGCGATCCCGGTCCGAACGTCGACCTGCCGGTGCCCCCAGGCTGGCAACTCACCCAGGACTCCGGCACCTCCTACGGCGGCATCGTGCAAAGCCAGCCCGCCAATCCCTCCGATCCGCCCACCATCGCGACGCTGTTCTCCAAGCTCACCGGCAACGTCGACCCGGCGAAGGTCCTTCAATACGCCCCGGGCGAGGTGCAGAATCTGCCCGGATACCAAGGCCAGGGTGGTGCTGGTTCCGCGTCCACGCTCGGCGGTTTCCAGGCCTGGCAGCTGGGCGGTACCTACCAAAAGGACGGCAACACCCGCGTCAGGGCGCAGAAAACGGTGGTGATCCCCGCGCAGGGGGCGGTCTATGTGCTCCTGCTCAAAGCCGATGGACTTCAGAGCGATCAAGCCTCGTTGATCGACGCCGCCATGGTCATCGACGAAAAGACCACCATCACCGGCTGA